The genome window AATGTGCGAGGCCAAACGGAAAAAAGAAGGCATCCCCATGACGGCAACCCTGTTTGAAAGCCTGAACAAGGTGGGCGAGCCCTTTGGACTTGCAATGAAACTTAACGGATAGGCAATGCCGGGGTGCGAGGCGTTTCCCCCCATGGCGGGAAACGCCCCGCGCCCCGGAAAGAATCAGGGACCACTCCCGGGGCGGCAGCGCCGGAATGCGCCCAAGGCCGGGAGAGTGTCGGACGCCAGCATTGAGAGTTATATCATGAAAATAGTTGTGCTCGACGGATATACCGAAAACCCCGGAGACCTCAGCTGGGCGGGCATCGAATCGTTCGGCTCCGTCACCGTTTACGACAGGACCCCCGCCGATGCCGTTGCGGCGCGCGTCGCCGACGCCGGCATCGTCATTACGAACAAGACGCCCGTCACCCGGGCAACCATGGACGCCTGCCCGAACATACGGCTTATCGCGGTTCTCGCCACGGGGTATGATCCCGTGGACATCGCCGCCGCCAAGGAAAAAGGCATCGTGGTCTCGAACGTTCCGACATACGGCACGGATGCGGTCGGCCAGTTCGCCATTGCCCTGCTGCTCGAGATCGCCAGCAGGGTCGGGCACCATGACCTGGCCGTGAAACAGGGCCGCTGGGCGACAAGCCCCGACTGGTGCTTCTGGGATTACCCCCTGATGGAGCTCGCCGGGAAAACCATGGGCATCATCGGCTTCGGCCGCATAGGGCAGAGCACGGGCCGCATCGCCAAAGCGCTGGGGATGCGGGTTATCGCCCATGACAAGTTCCCCAACGATTCGGGCAGGGCAATCGGCGAATACGTCGACCAGGACACGCTGTTCGCGCAATCCGACGTTATCGCCCTGCATTGCAACCTGACGGAAGAGACGAAGCACATCATCCGCCGGGAAACCATCGCGAAGATGCGGGATGGCGTCATCATCATCAACAATTCGCGCGGCCCCCTGATCGCGGAACAGGATCTGGCGGACGCGCTACGGGCGGGCAAGGTCCACGCCGCCGGGCTGGACGTCGTCTCTCTCGAGCCGATAACGGCGGACAATCCCCTGCTCACGGCGAAAAATTGCATCATTACGCCCCACATATCCTGGGCGCCAAAGGAATGCCGCCAGCGCATCATGGATATCACCGTCAACAACATCAAAGCCTTTACGGAAGGCGAACCGGTCAACCGGATTGTCTGACGCGATCCGGGCGCCGGACAAGACGGGAACGCCCCGGCTCTCGAAAAAATGGACAACGTCCGCGCGGCTTTTGCTTCGCGGACGTTGCCGCCGTTATGGGCAACGCCGCATCGGCGGGGGAGCTTCGCCCGTTCAAACGCGGTCCGGCTTGCCCGCGCTGTTTTTGCGGCGGCTTCAGGTGTGCCTCTTGAAGCCGAAGAGCGTTATCCGCTCATCGGGGATGCCCTGTATGGTGTTGGCAAGAACCTGCGCGGCGATCATGCTGAAGGTTATGCCGTTCCCGCCGTATCCCAGGGCGAAGAGCATCCTTTTATCGCCCGGCCACGGCCCGATGTAGGGAAGGCCGTCTTTGGTCGAACTGAAGGTGCCGCACCAGGCCATATCCGTGACAAACGGGATTTCCGGGAAAAGCCGCCTGAATTTGCGTTCCAGGGTTGCGACCTTGGACCGCAGCAGTTTGTCCCTGCGCACGGGGTTGCTGAATTCCTCATCCTCGCCGCCCACGATGATGCGGTTTTGTTCTGTGGTGCGCAGATAGAGGTATGGATCTCCCGTTTCCCATATCAGGCTGCGTTCCGGCCACAGGGATTCCGGCGGCAACGGCTCCGAGATCAGGGCATAGGTGGATGTCAGGTTCATCACGCGTTCGGGCAGGAACTGTCCCGCTTCGAACCCGGCGGCAATAACCACGAAGC of uncultured delta proteobacterium contains these proteins:
- a CDS encoding D-isomer specific 2-hydroxyacid dehydrogenase, with the translated sequence MPGCEAFPPMAGNAPRPGKNQGPLPGRQRRNAPKAGRVSDASIESYIMKIVVLDGYTENPGDLSWAGIESFGSVTVYDRTPADAVAARVADAGIVITNKTPVTRATMDACPNIRLIAVLATGYDPVDIAAAKEKGIVVSNVPTYGTDAVGQFAIALLLEIASRVGHHDLAVKQGRWATSPDWCFWDYPLMELAGKTMGIIGFGRIGQSTGRIAKALGMRVIAHDKFPNDSGRAIGEYVDQDTLFAQSDVIALHCNLTEETKHIIRRETIAKMRDGVIIINNSRGPLIAEQDLADALRAGKVHAAGLDVVSLEPITADNPLLTAKNCIITPHISWAPKECRQRIMDITVNNIKAFTEGEPVNRIV